The Oncorhynchus mykiss isolate Arlee chromosome 10, USDA_OmykA_1.1, whole genome shotgun sequence nucleotide sequence tgcatgtctgtctgtatatatttttttacattttatttgatctaAAAATGGAATGGAACCGCTCCTCACCATAGTGATCGTTTCCCTACTCTATatataatctgtgtgtgtgtctgtctttatttCACAGTCCCAGCAATTCTGTGTGAGCCCATACTGCCAAGGTGCCCATCCCCTACTGAAGCTGGTCCATCCAGCCGGACCCCTGCTGTCCCTGGCACCACACCTACCCCCGCCCAGACATCTAGGAGGTGTGAAGTCGGTGACAAAGAAGCAGAGGAAGGGAAGTGTGGAACCTgctggcagagaggaggatgtggcGCTGCCACCTCCAATATTCAGACCAAAAAGGAAACCAGGATCTCAGCTGGACATGACCTTCAGTTGTTTTTCACCTCGGCAGTTGTTGATACCCTGGTGTTGAACACAAATAAGTACAGAGCTAAGAAGCAGGCAGGCAAGAAAGAGACATGGAAGCCCATTTCCATGTCAGATCTTTTTTGTTACCTTTCTATGGTAATTTACATGGGTCTTGTAAAGCTAAAAACCCTGAAGGACTACTGGAAAACTGCACCCCTCTATCAACTGCATTTCCCCACCACGGTCATGTCATGCAAAAGGTTTCTGACAATCTCACGGGCGCTTCATATCAGTGACCCAAAAGTTGATGAGGACAACAAGAAGAAGCGAGGTACGGCAAGGTTTGATAAGCTCTGCAAAATAAACCTCTACCACAACATCGTTGAGGCCTGCAATACTTATTTTCAGCCCACCCAGAACCTTTCCATAGATGAGAGAATGGTAACCTCAAAAAGGCCAGAATTGGCCAAAAACAGTACATGCGCAACAAACCAACTAAATGGGGTTGCAAACGGTTTGTTTTGGCCGATTATGCGTGTGCATACAcgtgcaattattattattttttgttatcTATGAGGGGAAGAGCAGTTGTGTGACCGGTAAGGGCATTAGCTATGATTCCGTTATGGATTTTCAGCTGCTAAggaagggctacaaactgtttgtggaTAACCTGTAAACAAGCCCTACCTTGTTCATAGACCTGAGAAAGCTGGAGAAGTGGGCCTGTGGCACCATTCGGACCAACAGAGTGGGATTTCCGAAAACCAGGGTGAATGACATGCCTAAGCGGGCTGAGCAGGGTAGCATGAGATGGATTCGCGAGGATGGCCTGCACTTTGTGAAGTGGATGGATACCAGGGAGGTGGTCATGTGCTCCAGtatccacaagtccttcagtggtGATACTGGGGCAGGGATCaccaaaaatgtccccattccagcTGCTGTGAAGGACTACCACAAGAccatgaaatggtacaagacattgttttatcatttcattgacattgctgtggtgaattcCTTCTGGAGTATGAAGGcaatggctaagagctgtggacagccccccccccccccatctcacagctagccttcagggaGCTGCTAATCCAGGAGCTtgctccaaccagtggtgttcacATGCCAAAATTCATCATTGCAGGCAGGAATGTGCCTCAGGGCAAAACGGGCTCAGTAGGGAGGCTTCGTTGTGCTCTTTGCCACAAGAAATCCCCTGTCACCTACACCACCTGTTCAGTGACCCTCTGCTTCACACCAGAAAGACACTGCtatggcatcagcagcacaatattgtgtagaggactgaggttCTTCACATTATTGTACATTGAAAGTATAAATAGGTACTCTTGTTATTTAGAAATATTCATTTTTTTtcccattattttttattttatttttttaaattgttcaaatatatatttttggggggtatgttagaataaatgttttgtatatagttatttgcaatGTACTAATTTGGGCACATTTTGGAAAATTTGtgagggacacctgggtgacttcatgctcaatGGCATATACCGCACTCATTCCTGAAGGTATCCGTCTGAAACTTTGGTCAAATACTGTTGCCCACTTATGTTCTTATTTGAAATGATCCCCAGCATCATATCTGaatgtttggctgttcttgttCATTTCAAAGATTCAACAGTAAACATCTGattatttccttgtattttcttctaccagatctattgtgttatattctcctacattcaattcacattcccacaaacttcagagtgtttcctttcaaataacaccaagaatatgcatatccttgcttctgggcccgagctacaggcagttagattagggtgtTTTCAGGCAGAAATTGAGAAAACCTGTTAAGGATGGCCCTCCAGTTTTTAAGCTCTGAGAAATATATAGCCTCTACTTACCATTTTACAGCCGGGGTTGCTATACATAATTTCTACCCATTGAATAAGAGACTCCCCGAAATTGaaaaaaatccaggcatttatatataaaatcCAGCCTTACTTTATTAAAGGCCTTTTCAAAACCtgctatgaataccaggcctggcttcttagatgtttcatgttgttcctattagttgtcgtatattatctccaatgtatcgtccatctAAAAAACCTGTTCTGAACAATACCTGGTCAAACTTTTGTTATATCACGCATATTGCGTGAAAACAATACAACGGGGGCAATTTTTGTGGGTTAAATGTGTCGTTTAAACATACATTATACAAAAGCCACTGGGAAACTTGGAATAacctatatagtgcattcggaaagtattcaggccccttgactttttccacattgttacagccTTGATTAAATACCAAGAAAATcctacatctacacacaatacctaataatgacaaagcgaaaacagattaagaaatgtttgcaaatttaaaataaacattattcagtattcagaccctttgctataagaacCAAAATTGAgttcatgtgcatcctgtttccattgatcatccttgagatgtttctacaacttgattggaatacacctgtggtacattcaattgattggacatgatttggaaagacacacacctgtctatataaaaaagtcccacagttgacagtgcatgtcagagcaaaaacccagCCATGAGGTCAGGTCGTAGGAACActccgtagagcttcgagacaggatcgtcgaggcacagatctggggaaggttaccaaaacatttgccgcattgaaggttcccaagaacacagtggcatccagcattcttaaatggaagaagtttggaaccaccaagactagaGGCTCTAGAagacctagagctggccgccggccaaatcaatcaggggagaagggccttggtcagggaggtataATAATATTGATCTGTTTTAAGCAATTGATCATGTTGACTATAAACTTTTATACCAACATCCCCAATCAGAGGTAAAAAGGGTGCAATTCCCCTCCAATTTGATGTGGTCAAAAACAGCTGCTTGTGTAATGTagtaacacatactgtccacatgaAAAGTAGCGTAATATAAATGCATTAGATATTTATTTTTCTATATCTTAAATTAGGTTTAATAAGATTTTTGTAGTACATATGTTTTATAAACACACttcacatgaccaaaagtatgtggacacctgcttgtcgtaCATATCGTTCCAAAATCAtaagcattaatatggagctggtcccccccccccctttgcttcGATCACAGcttccacttttctgggaaggctttccactagatgctggaacattgcgtCGGGGACTTGCTTCTAGTCAGCCACGTTCATtagtgatgttgggcgattaggcaattcatcccaaatgtgttcaatggagttgaggtcagggctctgtgcaggccagtcaagttcttccacactgatcaacAAACCatctctgtatggacctcgctttgtacatGGGGGCATTGTGATGCTGAAACACGAAATGgccttccacaaagttggaagcacagaatcgtctagaatgtcatgtTGTAGCAAGAAGATTTGCCTTCACTGGAAATAAGttgcctagcccgaaccattaaaaatagccccagaccattattcctcctccaccaaatttgacagttggcactacgcatttGGACAGGTAGTGttgtcctggcatccgccaaacctagatttggccgtcagactgccagacagtgaagagtgattcatcactccagagaacatgtttccactgctccagagtccaatggcggcgagctttacaccactccagccgactcttgacattgcgcatggtgatcttaggcttgtgtgcgtgcggatgctcggcaatggaaacccatttcatgaagctcccgacgaacagttagtGCTGACgtcgcttccagaggcagtttggaactctgtagggacagattattattcttttttttttattttttatttttttacacgttacgcgcttcagcactcggcagtcccgttctgtgagcttgtgtagcctaccacatttccacttcacaataacagcacttaaagttgaccagggcagctctagcagggcagctcTTTtataaactgacttgttggaaaggtggcatcctatgacagtgccatgttgaaagtcacagctcttcggaaaggccattctactgccaatgtttgtcaatggagattgcatggctgtgtgcccaATTTTTTACACCCGTCAGCAacaagtgtggctgaaatagccgaatccacaaagttgaaagggtgtccacatgcttttgtataTATTTCTCACTAGTTAAACTATGTAGAGATTATGTTTTTTATGTTCCTAAGCACAATTTAACTAGGTGCTCAAGACTATAGCGTCCAACATTTGAAGTCTCTACTACAAGCCCAAAAATCCCCGACATTAGAGAACCTAACATTGCAAACAGTAGCCAGAGAAAATATATTATCAGTAATGTGGTGAAGTGATGAGAGGGTTAGACAGGGGAGGTAGACTCACCTTTGGCACCTCTATGTCCCAAACTGTAGGTGGCTGGCTGCTGTTGTAACTCTGGATGTATTTTTCAATTTGCTGATCGGTGTTCAGCAGTTGACTTAGCGGACTTGGACTGTTGATATGCTGGTTGTCCCTGGCTTCGTGTTCAACGTAACGGTCTACAGAGTCCATGCTGTTCACACCAGAGCCTGGGGCAGTACGGATCAGTCACTAAAAACAGTCACTTGTGTTGTGTACACAATGTAACCTCGCAAACACAGCAGCACACAAAACACCCACATACAACAGTAACAGGGGAGAAAGAAAACATTCTGGCATGGCGAGAGTTCTCTTACCTGAAAATACTGCACCAAGAAGGCAATACAAAAAGTTAAATTAGCATGCAGGGGAATGTTCCCTCATCAGCAACTGTAAAAACAGTCTACGGTATGGTGTCTAGCTAGTACTGAGACTAAACCAGGTTCACATTCTATATGGGAACTCTAGCAGCTGCAGGCTAGAGTATTGCAAAATAAAGAAATTTCTTCACTGCAGTAAAATCAGTCCTGAAGTCATAAGGCAGAGCTAAAACAGGACACCAGCCACTGGTGTGTGACCGCAACACTAAGAAATAAAGGGGACCGGTCAGCTTGAACAGAAAGATACTGATATATTGTGAGAAATTGAAAATCTGCTATGAGGCGACTCACCTGGAACAGCCACCTCTGTCCTGTGACCATTAGGGAGGGCCATGCTGGTGGCCCCCAGTCCTTCAGCGGGTCCCCTGGGTGGTTGCAGGCTCACACTGGGGCTAGAGTCCTCACCACTGGAGCTCTCCTTGGAATGACCTGAGCTGGAGCCAGAATCACCTACTGCAGAATCTTCTGCTAGCTCTGCTTGCTCAGTCGCAGTTCTACTGCTGCAGTCATGTTTCACATCCTCATAGACTATAGGAGATGAACATATGTTCTCCCTGCCAGTTGTTGAACACTGATCCTCCTGCAATAGACCAGGcatctctctcccagtctcactGTTACCCATTGAGATGATATCTGGGGATGTGAAGGGGTCCCTGTTACAGAGAGGCCCAACATTATGTTCTAGTAGGGTCCTTTCCTTCAGGACTTGACTCACTGCTACTGAGACCACGTCAGTAATCAGACTTGACGCCAGCTGGTTAATTTCCTCTGTGTTACTCCTGCTAAGTTCACACTCCTCAGACTGGTCTTTCTTCTGAGGTGATATCAGAATGCCCAATGGCTGCCTTGAGGGGGACACCTGACTGGTGAGGAGGTTGATGGGAGAAGCCAGACAGGTGACATCCTGTAGACTTGACTCACAGGTTGGTTCTTCCACAGCAGGCAGGATAGATAGGTTGTCTTTGGAGAGGAGGCAGTTCTCAGCCAGATCGGTTAGAGGCTTCATCTCTGCAAAACAAAATGTTATCTTGTCTTCTCCAACCTCTCCCTCTGGGTCCAGTCTAACCTCTCCTGGGTCTAGTCGAACCTCCACTGCAGCCTCTTTGTTGAAAGTTCTGTTTGTAGTGTCCTCCAGCGTCTCAGAGAGCGGCGGTGCATGTGGCGTTAGGCCTGCACTCTCACCAAGGTTAGGATTAGAGCCTAGGTCAAAGATACAAGAAACTTGTTCCTCATCAGAGGATGGCTGGTGTTTATTTTGTAATGCTATATCCTTCTCAGGTCCCCCCTGGGCTTGGCTCTTAGGTGCAGTCTCTGGGAGTACTTGAGCTGAAGACTCAGTTCTCTCCGTAACGGGCTTCACAGTAGTAGTATCGAGGCCTCTACTCAGACACTCTGCAGCCACAAAAGTTTCCTCCGGTTGTGATTGGCAGAGTGGGATGTTAGCCAGCTTTGCTGCCGCTTGTGTGTTTGTACAATCAACACGCTCCTGTTCCACTAACGACCTCTTCCTCACTGCGTGCCTGTCCCGATCTGTTCCAGTGGAGTGGCCGTTCTCCACAACACCAATACCTCTGTCTCTGATGGAGGAGGACAGGTGCGCCTGGTCTGTGGTCGTCTTATCCTTGTCAGTGGGTTGTTCTTTCTTCCGAGAGGTGTACCACCACAGGCCTAGGAAAGCCAACACTCCCGACAGGGAGAGGACCAGAACGGATTGAAGCCTCAGCACCATCTCCTAATCTCCTGCTGCTAACAGCAACACCTGAGAAGAGACATACACAAGTTAACACCATAAAAACAAATCACAACACGCCCAGTCTCTTTACTTCTAGCTGGGCTAGAAAGGTGTGAAGCACTGATGATAAAAATACCATTGAGGGGATGGCTAAGGGAGCATGGCCACACTATTCTAGtttagtgagagaaaaaaaaactcagTCTCCACCACACCACCCCTCTGAGCAGCAATCCCATTAGCAGCCAGGTCATAGTGACAGCATCTGATTGCAGCGAACAAAGCACACGTGTGCAGAAGTTAACTTTGGGAAGCTGGGTCTGGGGCTAAGGGTCCGGGCCCTGATAGGACAATGGTAATGCACCACTGTCCAGAGTGGTGCATTACCAATAGAAACTCACTCATTATTACCTACTGTGGTGGGGAGAATCAACTTATCCGTCATTATCTGTTGTTTAACCAATAGGCTAAATATCAGTAATTATGTTGCCCAATAGTTTTTTGCCACAGAACAGAAGATTATACAGTGTAGCAAGCTAGAAGTATTGTTTGCAGTTTGGCCAGACCCTGACCGGCTGTCCTACATGCAGGTTGACTCAACCTTTTGGTAGAGAATTATAAAAAGAGGTGAGCATGAAAGGCATGCCATTCATTCACACTATATTGCAGTTCCACTTAAGCCTGTGACCTTCAGGTTTTGGCATACGGACAAGTTGGCTACGCTTCTCGCCAGGCATGCCAGCCCTACCGTCACATATGCAAAGTCTCAGAGGGCCGTTGTGTGACTTGACTTTGACCCTCATGGAAGAAGTGCCAGGCAGGGTGTGCTGTGGAAAATACTCTAGTACTCATCTTCAAGGAGGAAAGCTCTTATTTCCTAGAGTTCGTTTCAAGTTCCCACAAAACAAAGGAATAATAACCATTAATAGCATCATAAACATCTGAGCCACGCAAATATATGGTTCTGAAAACAAATGCCTATAGGCTACAGCAGTTCATTTATGAACGTGATCTTAGAGACAGGAGAAGAGGTGTAGCCTAAATGTTTGACAAACAAGCAGGTTCATGTGACAGCCCTGTCTTAGTATTCCTCAGAGGATTTCCAAAACTATGCTCAATATCTAATTCCATTTGCAGGGCATCCTCTCCACAACCAACAGGAAAGGGGAGTGACAGGCCCCAACGTCCCATGCTCAGCAATATCTACCCTCAACAACTAGCCCTCTGACTGCAGAAATAGAGAGCTAGGGATTATAgaggttctatctgcaaaaatatggagataattggctttaaagggatacttcaggattttggcaatgatgccctttacttccccagagttagcatgctagcagatagcACACTGACTGGAAGTCATTGGGTAACGCTAGTTAGATGTAGTTTCGCGAGTCAAtgctaacttccttcatactggatagAGACATAAAACATGGT carries:
- the LOC110533865 gene encoding A-kinase anchor protein 1, mitochondrial isoform X1 codes for the protein MVLRLQSVLVLSLSGVLAFLGLWWYTSRKKEQPTDKDKTTTDQAHLSSSIRDRGIGVVENGHSTGTDRDRHAVRKRSLVEQERVDCTNTQAAAKLANIPLCQSQPEETFVAAECLSRGLDTTTVKPVTERTESSAQVLPETAPKSQAQGGPEKDIALQNKHQPSSDEEQVSCIFDLGSNPNLGESAGLTPHAPPLSETLEDTTNRTFNKEAAVEVRLDPGEVRLDPEGEVGEDKITFCFAEMKPLTDLAENCLLSKDNLSILPAVEEPTCESSLQDVTCLASPINLLTSQVSPSRQPLGILISPQKKDQSEECELSRSNTEEINQLASSLITDVVSVAVSQVLKERTLLEHNVGPLCNRDPFTSPDIISMGNSETGREMPGLLQEDQCSTTGRENICSSPIVYEDVKHDCSSRTATEQAELAEDSAVGDSGSSSGHSKESSSGEDSSPSVSLQPPRGPAEGLGATSMALPNGHRTEVAVPGSGVNSMDSVDRYVEHEARDNQHINSPSPLSQLLNTDQQIEKYIQSYNSSQPPTVWDIEVPKHLVGRLIGKQGRYVSYLKETSGANIFIATLPYTQEFQICHIEGSKEQVDCALELISKKFKDLDVTSCYVHPPVARLPSLPITSWLLLPHRVTVEVTVIQVASGNYVFLQQHTHPTFHALRSLDQQMSLCYSHPGCPPLPAPVEGRHAQPGCPPLPAPVEGRHAQPGCPPLPAPVEGRHAQPGCPPLPAPVEGRHAQPGCPPLPAPVEGRHAQPGCPPLPAPVEGSHAQPGCPPLPAPVEGRHAQPGCPPLPAPVEGRHAQPGCPPLPAPVEVGVICAAQMPEGAWWRAQVMGYYEETKEVELCYVDYGGYVLVKIDTLRQIRSDFVALPFQGSEAILEHIAPLPGEEGFSVAAKSALEEMTQGLPLLAQVTSCHTSGIPLVQIWKTEGEELVSVNRALVDNGLCSWVDCL
- the LOC110533865 gene encoding A-kinase anchor protein 1, mitochondrial isoform X2, which produces MVLRLQSVLVLSLSGVLAFLGLWWYTSRKKEQPTDKDKTTTDQAHLSSSIRDRGIGVVENGHSTGTDRDRHAVRKRSLVEQERVDCTNTQAAAKLANIPLCQSQPEETFVAAECLSRGLDTTTVKPVTERTESSAQVLPETAPKSQAQGGPEKDIALQNKHQPSSDEEQVSCIFDLGSNPNLGESAGLTPHAPPLSETLEDTTNRTFNKEAAVEVRLDPGEVRLDPEGEVGEDKITFCFAEMKPLTDLAENCLLSKDNLSILPAVEEPTCESSLQDVTCLASPINLLTSQVSPSRQPLGILISPQKKDQSEECELSRSNTEEINQLASSLITDVVSVAVSQVLKERTLLEHNVGPLCNRDPFTSPDIISMGNSETGREMPGLLQEDQCSTTGRENICSSPIVYEDVKHDCSSRTATEQAELAEDSAVGDSGSSSGHSKESSSGEDSSPSVSLQPPRGPAEGLGATSMALPNGHRTEVAVPGSGVNSMDSVDRYVEHEARDNQHINSPSPLSQLLNTDQQIEKYIQSYNSSQPPTVWDIEVPKHLVGRLIGKQGRYVSYLKETSGANIFIATLPYTQEFQICHIEGSKEQVDCALELISKKFKDLDVTSCYVHPPVARLPSLPITSWLLLPHRVTVEVTVIQVASGNYVFLQQHTHPTFHALRSLDQQMSLCYSHPGCPPLPAPVEGRHAQPGCPPLPAPVEGRHAQPGCPPLPAPVEGRHAQPGCPPLPAPVEVGVICAAQMPEGAWWRAQVMGYYEETKEVELCYVDYGGYVLVKIDTLRQIRSDFVALPFQGSEAILEHIAPLPGEEGFSVAAKSALEEMTQGLPLLAQVTSCHTSGIPLVQIWKTEGEELVSVNRALVDNGLCSWVDCL
- the LOC110533865 gene encoding A-kinase anchor protein 1, mitochondrial isoform X3; the protein is MVLRLQSVLVLSLSGVLAFLGLWWYTSRKKEQPTDKDKTTTDQAHLSSSIRDRGIGVVENGHSTGTDRDRHAVRKRSLVEQERVDCTNTQAAAKLANIPLCQSQPEETFVAAECLSRGLDTTTVKPVTERTESSAQVLPETAPKSQAQGGPEKDIALQNKHQPSSDEEQVSCIFDLGSNPNLGESAGLTPHAPPLSETLEDTTNRTFNKEAAVEVRLDPGEVRLDPEGEVGEDKITFCFAEMKPLTDLAENCLLSKDNLSILPAVEEPTCESSLQDVTCLASPINLLTSQVSPSRQPLGILISPQKKDQSEECELSRSNTEEINQLASSLITDVVSVAVSQVLKERTLLEHNVGPLCNRDPFTSPDIISMGNSETGREMPGLLQEDQCSTTGRENICSSPIVYEDVKHDCSSRTATEQAELAEDSAVGDSGSSSGHSKESSSGEDSSPSVSLQPPRGPAEGLGATSMALPNGHRTEVAVPGSGVNSMDSVDRYVEHEARDNQHINSPSPLSQLLNTDQQIEKYIQSYNSSQPPTVWDIEVPKHLVGRLIGKQGRYVSYLKETSGANIFIATLPYTQEFQICHIEGSKEQVDCALELISKKFKDLDVTSCYVHPPVARLPSLPITSWLLLPHRVTVEVTVIQVASGNYVFLQQHTHPTFHALRSLDQQMSLCYSHPGCPPLPAPVEVGVICAAQMPEGAWWRAQVMGYYEETKEVELCYVDYGGYVLVKIDTLRQIRSDFVALPFQGSEAILEHIAPLPGEEGFSVAAKSALEEMTQGLPLLAQVTSCHTSGIPLVQIWKTEGEELVSVNRALVDNGLCSWVDCL